A part of Oncorhynchus clarkii lewisi isolate Uvic-CL-2024 chromosome 17, UVic_Ocla_1.0, whole genome shotgun sequence genomic DNA contains:
- the LOC139369679 gene encoding histone H1, translating to MAEVAPAPAAAAPAKAPKKKAAAKPKKAGPSVGELIVKAVSASKERSGVSLAALKKSLAAGGYDVEKNNSRVKIAVKSLVTKGTLVQTKGTGASGSFKLNKKAVEAKKPAKKAAAPKAKKVAAKKPAAAKKPKKVAAKKAVAAKKSPKKAKKPATPKKAAKSPKKVKKPAAAAKKAAKSPKKATKAAKPKAAKPKAAKAKKAAPKKK from the coding sequence ATGGCAGAAGTCGCACCAGCACCCGCCGCCGCCGCGCCGGCCAAGGCACCCAAGAAGAAGGCAGCAGCCAAGCCCAAGAAAGCGGGACCCAGCGTAGGCGAGCTCATCGTCAAGGCGGTGTCCGCCTCCAAGGAGAGGAGCGGCGTGTCCCTGGCCGCGCTCAAGAAGTCTCTGGCGGCAGGCGGCTACGACGTGGAGAAGAACAACTCCCGTGTCAAGATCGCCGTCAAGAGCCTCGTCACCAAGGGCACCCTGGTCCAGACTAAGGGCACCGGTGCTTCCGGCTCCTTCAAGCTCAACAAGAAGGCCGTCGAGGCAAAGAAGCCCGCCAAGAAAGCCGCAGCCCCCAAAGCTAAGAAGGTGGCCGCCAAGAAGCCCGCCGCCGCCAAGAAGCCCAAGAAGGTAGCAGCCAAGAAGGCCGTGGCCGCAAAGAAGTCCCCCAAGAAGGCCAAGAAGCCCGCTACACCCAAAAAGGCCGCCAAGAGCCCAAAGAAGGTGAAGAAGCCCGCCGCAGCGGCCAAGAAAGCGGCCAAGAGCCCCAAGAAGGCTACCAAGGCAGCGAAGCCCAAAGCCGCCAAGCCCAAGGCGGCCAAGGCCAAGAAGGCAGCCCCCAAGAAGAAGTAA